In Puntigrus tetrazona isolate hp1 chromosome 24, ASM1883169v1, whole genome shotgun sequence, a genomic segment contains:
- the pigm gene encoding GPI mannosyltransferase 1 → MDAQLCLMLSAAFLVRLALMCFGVYQDQNLQLKYTDVDYHVFTDASRFILQGRSPYDRSTFRYTPLLALVLAPGVLLSSLCGKLLFVGCDLLSALLMFRLLVLRGSSRRSARLLCGLWLFNPLTVAVSTRGNAESLLAALVLSSLLCLESRRQTSAALLFGLAVHMKIYPVTYALPIALSLTRAPSRGRGLIRNLLRCISGDLLRFAAVSGVVFFALNITFYCMYGWVFLQESYLYHLTRRDIRHNFSPYFYMLYVTAERPWSGALALVCFLPQMLLLSLASLAFRSDLPFCCFIHTSIFVSFNKVCTSQYFLWYLCLLPLVLPRLTLSGRRGLGLLLLWFVGQALWLSPAYYLEFEGRNTFTLIWIAGLLFLLINSFILGQIISHYRPPEAHVKKTD, encoded by the exons ATGGATGCTCAGCTGTGTTTGATGTTAAGCGCCGCGTTTCTCGTCCGCCTTGCGCTGATGTGTTTCGGTGTTTATCAGGATCAGAATCTGCAGCTCAAGTACACGGATGTGGATTATCACGTGTTCACCGACGCCTCCAGATTTATCCTACAG gGTCGCAGTCCCTATGACAGATCTACGTTTCGTTACACTCCTCTGCTGGCTCTGGTTCTGGCTCCAGGGGTTCTGCTGAGCTCTCTCTGTGGGAAGCTTCTGTTCGTGGGCTGTGATCTTCTGTCGGCTCTCCTGATGTTCCGGCTGCTGGTTCTGCGCGGCTCGTCCCGGAGATCGGCGAGGCTCCTCTGCGGTCTGTGGCTGTTTAACCCGCTGACCGTGGCTGTGTCCACCCGCGGGAACGCCGAGTCTCTGCTGGCCGCTCTGGTCTTGTCCTCTCTGCTGTGTCTGGAGTCCAGGAGACAGACGTCTGCAGCGCTGCTCTTCGGTCTGGCCGTCCACATGAAGATCTACCCAGTCACTTACGCGCTGCCCATCGCGCTGTCTCTGACCAGAGCGCCGTCCCGCGGCCGAGGACTGATCCGGAACCTGCTCCGGTGCATCAGTGGGGATCTGCTGCGGTTCGCGGCTGTTTCTGGAGTCGTGTTCTTCGCTCTGAACATCACCTTCTACTGCAT GTACGGCTGGGTTTTCCTCCAGGAGTCTTACCTGTATCACCTGACTCGCAGAGACATCCGTCACAACTTCTCTCCGTACTTCTACATGCTGTACGTGACGGCGGAGCGTCCCTGGAGCGGCGCTCTGGCTCTCGTCTGTTTTCTGCCTCAGATGCTGCTGCTGTCTCTGGCCTCGCTGGCCTTCCGCTCCGATCTGCCCTTCTGCTGCTTCATACACACCTCCATCTTCGTCAGCTTCAACAAAGTCTGCACTTCACAG TATTTTCTGTGGTATCTGTGTCTGCTGCCGCTGGTTTTGCCTCGGCTGACTCTGAGCGGGAGACGAGGCCTggggctgctgctgctgtggttTGTGGGACAG GCGCTGTGGCTGTCCCCGGCGTATTATCTGGAGTTCGAGGGCCGGAACACTTTCACACTCATCTGGATCGCCGGGCTGCTGTTCCTCCTCATCAATTCTTTCATACTGGGACAAATCATCTCCCATTACAGACCCCCAGAAGCCCATGTGAAGAAAACAGACTGA